The Williamsia sp. DF01-3 genome has a window encoding:
- a CDS encoding GTP pyrophosphokinase family protein: MTDLTDRTDLPGRDEPGHANTPLVRWLTAEGVERDLAPADLIEIGHGLRKFMLPFQFAINEIVTKIEILRDEFAYLNDYNPIEHISSRVKTPESLLAKARRRDIPVDPESLANRLDDIAGVRVTCSFISDAYRLTELLCAQPDVRTLQTKDYIAEPKPNGYRGLHTIVETPVNLSTGQLPVKVELQVRTIAMDFWASLEHKIYYKYDRTVPAHLLDELTVAAGTANVLDQRMQAIRNEIHGVTGER; this comes from the coding sequence ATGACCGACCTGACCGACCGCACTGATCTGCCCGGACGAGATGAGCCAGGCCACGCGAACACGCCGCTGGTCCGATGGCTCACCGCCGAAGGCGTCGAGCGCGATCTGGCGCCGGCTGATCTCATCGAGATCGGTCACGGTCTGCGAAAGTTCATGCTGCCGTTCCAGTTTGCGATCAACGAGATCGTCACGAAGATCGAGATCCTGCGTGATGAGTTCGCCTACCTCAACGACTACAACCCGATCGAGCACATCAGCTCGCGGGTCAAGACCCCCGAGAGCCTGTTGGCCAAGGCCCGACGTCGCGACATCCCGGTAGACCCCGAATCGCTGGCAAACCGTCTCGACGACATCGCCGGCGTGCGTGTGACCTGCAGCTTCATCTCCGATGCGTACCGGCTCACCGAGCTGCTCTGCGCGCAGCCCGACGTGCGGACGCTACAGACCAAGGACTACATCGCAGAGCCCAAGCCGAATGGTTACCGCGGCCTGCACACCATCGTCGAGACGCCGGTGAACCTCAGCACCGGCCAGCTGCCGGTGAAGGTGGAACTACAGGTGCGGACCATCGCCATGGATTTCTGGGCGAGCCTCGAGCACAAGATCTACTACAAGTACGACCGCACCGTGCCGGCTCATCTGCTCGACGAACTGACCGTCGCGGCCGGTACCGCCAACGTGCTCGATCAGCGGATGCAGGCCATCCGCAACGAGATCCACGGTGTGACGGGTGAGCGGTAG
- a CDS encoding deoxyribonuclease IV, giving the protein MRIGAHVRQDSDPIGRAEELGAEVLQMFVTDPQEWGKPQPHPLAQQIRDSPIDVVVHSSYRINVASLNNRLRMPSRQAVINQAQAAADLGAFGLVVHGGHLRDDEDAATGYENWRKLFERAADKGGFPVPILIENTAGGDHAMARTLENIERLWEAVGDFDNAGFCLDTCHAWAGGEDLVDIVERVRAITGRIDLLHLNNSRDEFDSARDRHANLTSGHIDPDVLVAVARAADAPVILETPEEGLADDVQYLREALN; this is encoded by the coding sequence ATGCGCATTGGTGCCCACGTACGACAAGACAGCGATCCCATCGGCAGAGCCGAAGAACTCGGCGCCGAGGTGTTGCAGATGTTCGTCACCGATCCACAAGAGTGGGGTAAGCCGCAGCCGCACCCCCTGGCCCAGCAGATCCGGGACTCCCCGATCGACGTCGTGGTGCACAGTTCGTACCGCATCAACGTCGCCAGCCTCAACAACAGGCTGCGGATGCCGTCGCGGCAGGCGGTCATCAATCAGGCCCAGGCGGCGGCCGACCTCGGCGCCTTCGGGCTGGTCGTGCACGGTGGGCACCTCCGCGACGACGAAGACGCGGCAACCGGATACGAGAACTGGCGCAAGCTCTTTGAGCGGGCCGCCGACAAAGGCGGCTTCCCCGTACCCATCCTGATCGAGAACACCGCGGGCGGCGACCACGCGATGGCCCGCACTCTCGAGAACATCGAGCGCCTGTGGGAGGCGGTCGGCGATTTCGACAACGCCGGCTTCTGCCTCGACACCTGCCACGCATGGGCCGGGGGCGAAGACCTCGTCGACATCGTCGAACGGGTCAGGGCGATCACCGGCCGCATCGACCTGCTCCATCTGAACAATTCCCGCGACGAGTTCGACTCGGCCCGCGACCGGCACGCCAACCTCACGTCCGGTCACATCGACCCCGACGTTCTGGTGGCCGTCGCCAGGGCCGCTGATGCACCGGTGATCTTGGAAACCCCGGAGGAAGGTCTCGCCGACGACGTGCAATACCTGCGCGAAGCCCTCAACTGA
- a CDS encoding wax ester/triacylglycerol synthase family O-acyltransferase → MERLSGLDASFLYLETRSQLMHIIGLIELDPETVQGGYSFAKMRDELERRIGALPTFRRKVRDSILNLDHPVWVEDRNFDIERHVHRVAVPAPGGQQELADFCAHIAGVPLDRSKPLWEMWVIEGLADGKIAVLLRMHHAGVDGVTASDLLAQLCTLTPEPPELDEVSLSHTAGDSSLIGLAADGALQIARRPLSFARLLPKTAQVPFEWVSRALRGEAMPAPFRAPRTPFNKSITPHRSIAYTQVSLTDLKRIKDHFGVKLNDVVLSVCAGALRNYLDDRGELPEQPLVAMVPVSVHGDNDDDLVTQGTNKVTGMFTKLATDVADPVERITTIGEQVRKAKDHHGSMDSNLLRGWAQFIPPATMGLAMKLYSSNELAEHHPPVFNLVISNVPGPDFPLYYLGAKIDAMYPLGPVFHGSGVNITVFSQNGHLNIGAIACKEHVPDPWPLMRAFEHEVKALLEACDP, encoded by the coding sequence GTGGAACGGTTGAGTGGTCTTGATGCGTCCTTCCTGTATCTGGAGACGCGGTCGCAGTTGATGCACATCATCGGGTTGATCGAGCTGGATCCCGAGACGGTGCAAGGGGGTTATTCGTTCGCGAAGATGCGTGACGAGCTGGAACGACGGATCGGGGCGTTGCCGACGTTCCGTCGAAAGGTCCGGGACTCGATCCTCAATCTCGACCACCCGGTGTGGGTCGAGGACCGCAACTTCGACATCGAGCGGCATGTGCACCGGGTGGCAGTGCCTGCGCCCGGTGGTCAGCAGGAGCTCGCCGATTTCTGCGCGCATATCGCCGGGGTTCCGCTCGACCGCAGCAAGCCGTTGTGGGAGATGTGGGTCATCGAAGGACTGGCCGACGGCAAAATCGCGGTGTTGCTCCGGATGCACCACGCCGGTGTCGACGGCGTCACCGCCTCGGACCTGCTGGCTCAATTGTGCACTCTCACACCGGAACCACCGGAACTCGACGAAGTCTCCCTGTCCCACACCGCAGGCGACTCGTCGCTGATCGGCCTTGCCGCCGACGGCGCTCTCCAGATCGCCAGACGGCCACTCAGTTTCGCGCGACTGTTGCCCAAGACCGCGCAGGTGCCTTTCGAGTGGGTGTCGCGAGCGTTGCGCGGTGAGGCAATGCCCGCCCCATTCCGGGCTCCACGAACACCGTTCAACAAGTCGATCACCCCGCACCGGAGCATCGCCTACACGCAGGTGTCGCTCACCGACCTCAAACGCATCAAGGATCACTTCGGGGTCAAACTCAACGACGTGGTGCTCAGCGTGTGCGCCGGTGCGCTGCGCAACTATCTCGATGACCGAGGTGAACTGCCAGAGCAGCCGCTGGTGGCGATGGTCCCGGTGTCGGTGCACGGCGACAACGACGATGACCTGGTCACGCAGGGAACCAACAAGGTGACCGGCATGTTCACCAAGTTGGCCACCGACGTGGCCGATCCGGTGGAGCGCATCACGACGATCGGTGAGCAGGTGCGCAAGGCCAAGGACCATCACGGCTCGATGGACTCCAACCTGCTGCGTGGCTGGGCCCAGTTCATCCCTCCTGCCACGATGGGTCTGGCGATGAAGCTGTACTCGTCGAACGAATTGGCCGAACATCATCCGCCGGTCTTCAACCTGGTCATCTCCAACGTTCCCGGGCCCGACTTCCCGCTGTACTACCTCGGTGCCAAGATCGACGCGATGTACCCGCTCGGACCGGTGTTCCACGGGTCGGGCGTCAACATCACCGTCTTTTCGCAGAACGGGCACCTCAACATCGGAGCCATCGCCTGCAAAGAGCACGTGCCCGACCCCTGGCCGCTCATGCGCGCATTCGAACACGAGGTGAAGGCGCTGCTCGAAGCCTGCGATCCCTAA
- a CDS encoding APC family permease, with product MTVTPRSPELRRELGLGDAVATGLGAMLGAGVFVTLAPTAGAAGSGLLIALAIAAVVAYCNANSSARLAAKYPSAGGTYVYGRERLGMFWGYLAGWGFVVGKTASCAAMALTAGFYLWPEHAHAVAVAVTLALTAVNYVGIQKSAWVIRLLVAVVLIVLVSVVVAVAASPDVDAARLDPVSGLSATGLLEAAGLWFFAFAGYARIATLGEEVRNPVRTISRAITIALAVIVVIYALVAVGALAVMGADGLSDSNAPLVDVVRAAGAPALVPVVTIGAALAALGALLTLILGVSRTTLAMARDGHLPRALAAVHPRFHVPHRAEVVVGIVVALLAATFDVRDAIGFSAFAVLIYYAIANLSALTLGEPREWWRKAVPVVGLIGCLVLGFSLPLTSVIAGVGVLAIGAALYGLRLLRRRSTADH from the coding sequence ATGACCGTCACACCGCGATCTCCGGAATTACGTCGCGAACTCGGACTCGGCGACGCGGTTGCCACAGGACTCGGCGCGATGCTCGGCGCGGGTGTCTTCGTCACCCTCGCCCCAACCGCGGGTGCTGCCGGATCCGGCCTGCTGATTGCGCTGGCCATCGCCGCCGTTGTCGCCTACTGCAATGCGAACTCGTCGGCGCGACTGGCTGCCAAGTACCCGTCGGCAGGCGGGACCTACGTGTACGGCCGTGAGCGCCTCGGCATGTTCTGGGGCTACCTCGCGGGCTGGGGTTTTGTCGTCGGTAAGACCGCCTCGTGCGCGGCGATGGCACTGACCGCCGGTTTCTATCTGTGGCCCGAGCACGCACACGCCGTTGCGGTCGCGGTGACGCTGGCACTGACCGCGGTCAACTACGTCGGAATCCAGAAGTCGGCGTGGGTGATCCGGCTACTCGTTGCGGTTGTGCTGATTGTGCTCGTGTCCGTGGTGGTCGCAGTCGCGGCCTCACCCGATGTCGACGCCGCACGCCTCGATCCCGTGTCCGGCTTGTCTGCGACCGGGCTCCTCGAGGCCGCGGGATTGTGGTTCTTCGCGTTCGCCGGTTACGCCCGCATCGCCACCCTTGGCGAGGAGGTGCGCAATCCGGTCCGCACCATCTCGAGGGCGATCACGATCGCGCTGGCGGTGATCGTGGTGATCTATGCGCTCGTGGCGGTGGGGGCGCTGGCCGTCATGGGCGCCGATGGGCTCAGCGACTCGAACGCCCCGCTTGTGGACGTGGTGCGCGCTGCGGGTGCGCCGGCCCTGGTCCCGGTGGTCACCATCGGCGCGGCCCTGGCTGCGCTCGGCGCGTTGCTAACCTTGATCCTCGGGGTCTCGCGGACCACGCTCGCGATGGCTCGCGACGGCCATCTGCCCCGTGCCCTCGCCGCGGTCCATCCCCGCTTTCACGTCCCTCATCGCGCCGAGGTGGTCGTCGGGATCGTCGTCGCGCTGCTGGCCGCAACGTTCGACGTACGCGACGCCATCGGATTCTCCGCGTTCGCCGTCCTCATCTACTACGCCATCGCAAATCTGAGCGCTCTCACTCTCGGGGAGCCACGGGAGTGGTGGCGTAAAGCTGTTCCGGTGGTCGGGCTGATCGGCTGCCTCGTGCTCGGATTCAGCCTGCCACTCACCTCGGTGATCGCGGGGGTGGGCGTTCTCGCCATCGGCGCTGCGCTCTATGGGCTGCGGTTGCTCCGCCGCCGGTCAACCGCAGATCACTGA
- a CDS encoding CoA ester lyase, translating into MPSTIARSVTPELSRSWMLVNAAQGDFDAAARSDADQVVLDLEDAVDPRGKGAARERVCTWLDAATAWVRINDRTTRFWSDDIDRLRGAPGLAGVMLAKAETAAQVSETFDRLGGHTPVIALIESAVGVENAVEIARARGVLRLAFGSGDYRHDTGTAADDAVMAYPRSRLVVASRVADLPGPIDGPAVTDDVAVLEAKTATSVAFGLTGKLCLNASQPAVINRVASPSSEDTAWATDFLSEFEARGRVVRDGSDPPRLKRAEKIARLAAEYTS; encoded by the coding sequence ATGCCCTCTACGATCGCCCGATCCGTCACTCCCGAACTGTCCCGCTCGTGGATGTTGGTCAACGCCGCCCAGGGCGACTTCGACGCCGCCGCCAGATCGGACGCCGACCAGGTGGTCCTCGATCTCGAAGACGCCGTCGACCCGCGAGGGAAGGGCGCAGCGCGCGAACGGGTGTGTACCTGGCTCGATGCCGCGACGGCCTGGGTACGGATCAACGACCGGACCACCCGGTTCTGGTCCGACGACATCGACCGGCTACGCGGGGCACCCGGTCTGGCCGGTGTGATGCTGGCAAAGGCCGAGACTGCCGCGCAGGTGAGCGAGACATTCGACCGCCTCGGCGGCCACACCCCCGTCATTGCACTCATCGAGTCGGCGGTCGGGGTGGAGAACGCCGTCGAGATCGCCCGCGCCCGCGGCGTCCTGCGCCTCGCGTTCGGCAGCGGCGATTACCGCCACGACACCGGCACCGCTGCAGACGACGCCGTGATGGCGTACCCGCGGTCGCGACTGGTGGTGGCCAGCCGGGTCGCCGACTTGCCAGGCCCCATCGACGGTCCGGCGGTCACCGACGACGTCGCCGTCCTGGAGGCGAAGACGGCAACTTCGGTCGCGTTCGGACTCACCGGAAAGCTGTGTCTCAACGCCTCGCAGCCGGCGGTCATCAACCGCGTCGCCAGCCCCAGCTCGGAAGACACCGCTTGGGCCACCGACTTCCTGTCGGAGTTCGAGGCCCGCGGCCGCGTGGTTCGCGATGGCAGCGATCCGCCCCGCCTCAAGCGGGCCGAGAAGATCGCGCGACTCGCCGCCGAATACACCAGCTGA
- a CDS encoding ABC transporter ATP-binding protein: protein MSKFADQEVLSASHGGDGVHTRLQAQDVTIGYDKRVISESLSVDIPDGAFTVIVGPNACGKSTLLRALSRLLAPTKGSVLLDGKAISSYPAKEVARRLGLLPQSSIAPDGIRVADLVARGRYPHQKLIRQWSADDESAVIEAMTATGVTELSGRLVDELSGGQRQRVWVAMVLAQQTPLMLLDEPTTFLDIAYQIDLLELCAELNKTGGRTLVAVLHDLNHACRYADHIIAMKAGAIVAEGRPADIITADLVRDVFGLPCRIIDDPESHTPLVIPLVRR from the coding sequence ATGAGCAAATTTGCGGACCAAGAAGTACTGTCCGCGTCGCATGGCGGCGACGGGGTGCACACCCGGTTACAGGCTCAGGACGTTACCATCGGCTACGACAAGCGGGTGATCAGCGAATCGTTGAGCGTCGACATCCCAGACGGTGCCTTCACCGTGATCGTCGGACCCAACGCCTGCGGCAAGTCGACTCTGCTGCGCGCACTTTCGCGACTTCTGGCTCCCACCAAGGGCTCGGTGCTGCTGGACGGTAAGGCGATCAGTTCTTATCCGGCCAAAGAGGTGGCGCGCAGACTCGGTCTCCTGCCGCAGTCATCCATCGCTCCCGACGGCATCAGGGTCGCCGACCTCGTCGCCCGTGGACGTTATCCCCACCAGAAGTTGATCCGGCAGTGGTCGGCCGACGACGAATCTGCCGTGATCGAGGCGATGACGGCGACCGGCGTGACCGAGCTGTCGGGGCGATTGGTCGATGAACTCTCCGGCGGACAGCGTCAAAGAGTATGGGTGGCAATGGTGTTGGCGCAGCAGACTCCGCTGATGCTGCTCGACGAGCCGACCACTTTCCTGGACATCGCCTACCAGATCGACCTGCTCGAGTTGTGTGCCGAGCTCAACAAGACGGGCGGTCGCACGCTTGTCGCGGTGTTGCACGACCTCAACCATGCGTGCCGCTACGCCGACCACATCATCGCCATGAAGGCCGGTGCCATCGTGGCGGAGGGCCGACCGGCCGACATCATCACGGCCGATCTTGTCCGTGACGTGTTCGGCCTCCCATGCCGGATCATCGACGACCCGGAATCGCATACACCCCTTGTGATCCCGCTCGTCAGACGCTAG
- a CDS encoding FecCD family ABC transporter permease, with protein sequence MSVDAQKQDKPALPGDIDFGRKVAVLRVQGGTLSGRIDVRAVAVIVMLVAAALVVAVFALGTGDYPVSPDRVVQAIFGNGSRIEELVVMEWRMPRVLLALILGAALGVSGAVFQSITRNPLGSPDIIGFNTGAYTGALVVLLIIGGGGYYDTAVGALVGGMITALLVYLLAFKRGVQGFRLIIVGIAVSAVLSSVNAWLILRADLEDAMSAAVWGAGSLNGLGWTQARPALILLAVLTPLLVLASYRMPMLDLGDDAAKALGIRAEPTRLMLIVLGVALTAVATAAAGPIAFVSLAAPQLARRLTRTPGVAMLPAAAMGALLLVASDLIAQRAFTPTQLPVGVVTVSVGGLYLVWLLAREARRQ encoded by the coding sequence GTGAGCGTCGACGCGCAGAAGCAGGACAAGCCGGCGCTTCCTGGGGATATCGACTTCGGACGTAAGGTCGCGGTGCTGCGCGTGCAGGGCGGCACGCTGTCGGGGCGGATCGACGTTCGCGCCGTGGCCGTGATCGTCATGCTGGTGGCCGCTGCGCTGGTGGTTGCGGTCTTTGCGCTCGGCACCGGGGACTACCCGGTGTCCCCCGACCGGGTGGTTCAGGCGATCTTCGGCAATGGGTCCCGGATCGAAGAACTCGTGGTCATGGAATGGCGGATGCCGAGGGTGCTGCTGGCCCTGATCCTCGGGGCTGCGCTCGGCGTCAGCGGCGCGGTGTTCCAGTCGATCACCCGAAATCCGCTGGGCAGCCCCGACATCATCGGCTTCAACACGGGCGCCTATACGGGCGCACTGGTGGTCTTGCTGATCATCGGTGGCGGCGGTTATTACGACACCGCGGTGGGCGCACTGGTCGGAGGCATGATCACCGCGCTCCTGGTGTACCTGCTGGCTTTCAAGCGTGGTGTTCAGGGATTTCGGCTCATCATCGTGGGAATCGCCGTCAGCGCGGTCCTGTCGTCGGTGAACGCCTGGCTGATCCTGCGAGCCGACCTGGAGGATGCGATGTCCGCAGCGGTGTGGGGCGCCGGTTCGCTCAACGGACTGGGTTGGACGCAGGCCCGCCCTGCCCTCATCCTGTTGGCGGTCCTCACCCCGCTGCTGGTTCTGGCGTCCTACCGGATGCCGATGCTCGATCTGGGCGATGACGCCGCCAAGGCGTTGGGCATCCGCGCAGAACCGACGCGATTGATGCTGATCGTCCTCGGTGTCGCACTCACCGCCGTTGCGACCGCAGCTGCGGGTCCCATCGCCTTCGTGTCTCTGGCCGCACCACAATTGGCCCGGAGGCTGACCCGCACGCCGGGCGTGGCCATGCTCCCGGCGGCCGCCATGGGCGCGTTGCTGTTGGTGGCCAGCGACCTCATCGCCCAGCGCGCCTTCACACCCACTCAGCTTCCGGTGGGAGTTGTCACGGTGTCGGTGGGCGGCCTCTACCTGGTGTGGCTGCTCGCCCGAGAGGCACGTCGCCAATGA
- a CDS encoding iron-siderophore ABC transporter substrate-binding protein, with the protein MFRRVLAVFSILALLFVAACSDDSDQEQSPTSGTSTGAYPVTVATKFGPVTIEKPPTRVVALGWGDAETALALGVQPVGASDWLDFGGEGVGPWADGLYDNPPEIIGTREPSFEQILALEPDLILDTKSSGDQKRYDTLAEIAPTIALPAGADNYKTTLEQQVTMVSQALGVPEKGTELVEQLNGRFTEVAGQNPEFRGKTVTVAARSGTGWGAYSPDTERVEFLVKLGFSPNPAIDPADAKGFSVPIADENLRLLDADMVVVFPIQRTAAEVEGDPLFKSVPAVAAGRYLVFDDLTISRAYSTNSVLSIQYALDTVVPLIAERVQ; encoded by the coding sequence ATGTTTCGCCGTGTCCTAGCTGTGTTCAGCATTCTCGCCCTTCTGTTCGTGGCCGCCTGTTCCGATGACAGCGATCAGGAGCAATCCCCGACATCCGGTACGTCAACCGGCGCGTACCCGGTCACCGTGGCCACCAAGTTCGGACCGGTGACGATCGAGAAGCCGCCGACCCGGGTGGTCGCTCTCGGATGGGGCGACGCCGAGACCGCGCTTGCCCTCGGGGTGCAGCCGGTGGGAGCAAGCGACTGGCTCGACTTCGGCGGCGAGGGTGTGGGCCCATGGGCCGACGGACTCTACGACAACCCGCCCGAGATCATCGGAACCCGGGAGCCGTCCTTCGAGCAGATCCTTGCTCTCGAACCGGATCTGATCCTCGACACCAAGAGCTCGGGAGACCAGAAGCGGTACGACACGTTGGCCGAGATCGCCCCGACCATCGCGTTGCCCGCCGGCGCCGACAACTACAAGACCACCCTCGAACAACAGGTGACGATGGTGTCGCAAGCCCTGGGCGTCCCGGAGAAGGGGACCGAACTGGTCGAGCAGCTGAACGGCCGGTTCACCGAAGTTGCCGGGCAGAACCCCGAGTTCCGCGGCAAGACGGTCACGGTGGCAGCGCGTTCCGGGACGGGATGGGGCGCGTACTCCCCCGATACCGAACGGGTCGAATTCCTTGTCAAACTGGGCTTCTCACCCAATCCCGCCATCGATCCTGCTGACGCCAAGGGATTCTCGGTCCCCATTGCAGACGAGAACCTGCGGTTACTCGATGCCGACATGGTGGTGGTCTTCCCGATCCAGCGCACGGCCGCCGAGGTGGAAGGCGACCCGTTGTTCAAGTCGGTGCCCGCCGTCGCCGCCGGCCGCTACCTCGTCTTCGACGACCTCACGATCTCGCGGGCCTACTCGACGAACTCGGTGCTGTCGATCCAGTACGCGCTCGACACGGTCGTGCCCCTGATCGCCGAGCGCGTGCAGTGA
- a CDS encoding acyl-CoA dehydrogenase — MGHYKSNLRDLQFNLFEMLKLDEVLASGEFGDLDRETAIDMLREVNNLAQGPLADSFTESDRNPPVFDPETHSVTVPEAFKKSYKALTDGGWDKLGIDEELGGLPTPRSLYWAIGELILGANPATFMYAAGAGFSNIFYNNGTEEQKKWAAISSERGWGATMVLTEPDAGSDVGAARTKAVKQDDGTWHIDGVKRFITSADQDMTENIIHLVLARPEGARPGTKGLSLFFVPKFHFDHETGELGERNGVYVTNVEHKMGLKVSATCELTFGQHGVPAKGWLVGEVHDGIAQMFDVIEHARMMVGTKAIATLSTGYLNALEYAKERIQGADMTQMTDKAAPRVAITHHPDVRRSLMLQKAYSEGLRAVYLYTASHQDVVAAQLVSGADKEMAFRVNDLLLPIVKGVGSEKASEQLIGSLQTLGGSGFLQDYPIEQYIRDAKIDSLYEGTTAIQAQDFFFRKIIRDKGQALAHVAGQISSFIESEAGNGRLKAERALLKTALDDVQSMAATLTGFLMGAQEQPTELYKVGLGSVRFLMAVGDLMIGWLLLRQAEVALAALDNGASEADTAFYNGKIGVASFFAKNVLPELTAARGIIENIDNDVMELDEASF; from the coding sequence ATGGGGCATTACAAGAGCAATCTCCGCGACCTCCAGTTCAATCTCTTCGAGATGTTGAAACTCGATGAGGTCCTCGCGAGTGGCGAGTTCGGCGATCTCGATCGCGAGACCGCCATCGACATGCTGCGGGAGGTGAACAACCTCGCACAAGGTCCGCTGGCCGACTCGTTCACCGAGTCCGACCGCAACCCGCCGGTCTTCGATCCCGAGACCCACTCGGTCACCGTTCCAGAGGCCTTCAAGAAGTCGTACAAGGCCCTGACCGACGGCGGCTGGGACAAGCTCGGCATCGACGAAGAACTCGGCGGACTGCCGACCCCACGGTCGCTGTACTGGGCCATCGGCGAACTGATCCTCGGCGCCAACCCGGCCACGTTCATGTACGCCGCCGGCGCCGGCTTCTCCAACATCTTCTACAACAACGGCACCGAAGAGCAGAAGAAGTGGGCTGCCATCAGCTCCGAGCGCGGCTGGGGCGCCACCATGGTGCTGACCGAGCCCGACGCCGGTTCCGATGTCGGCGCTGCTCGCACCAAGGCCGTCAAGCAGGACGACGGCACCTGGCACATCGACGGCGTGAAGCGCTTCATCACCTCCGCCGACCAGGACATGACCGAGAACATCATCCACCTGGTGCTGGCCCGCCCCGAAGGCGCACGGCCCGGCACCAAGGGACTCTCACTGTTCTTCGTGCCCAAGTTCCACTTCGACCACGAGACCGGCGAACTGGGCGAACGCAACGGCGTCTACGTCACCAACGTCGAGCACAAGATGGGCCTCAAGGTATCGGCCACCTGTGAACTCACCTTCGGTCAGCACGGCGTCCCCGCCAAGGGCTGGCTCGTCGGCGAGGTGCACGACGGCATCGCGCAGATGTTCGACGTCATCGAGCACGCACGAATGATGGTTGGCACCAAGGCAATCGCGACCCTGTCCACCGGTTACCTGAACGCACTCGAATACGCCAAGGAGCGTATCCAGGGCGCCGACATGACCCAGATGACCGACAAGGCAGCACCACGCGTAGCCATCACGCACCACCCGGATGTCCGCCGGTCGCTGATGCTGCAGAAGGCCTACTCCGAAGGCCTGCGCGCGGTGTACCTCTACACCGCATCGCACCAGGATGTGGTTGCCGCACAGCTCGTCTCAGGTGCCGACAAAGAGATGGCATTCCGCGTCAACGACCTCCTGCTGCCGATCGTCAAGGGCGTCGGCTCCGAGAAGGCATCCGAGCAGCTCATCGGATCGCTGCAGACCCTCGGTGGCTCCGGCTTCCTGCAGGACTACCCGATCGAGCAGTACATCCGCGACGCCAAGATCGACTCGCTCTACGAAGGCACCACCGCCATCCAGGCGCAGGACTTCTTCTTCCGCAAGATCATCCGCGACAAAGGCCAGGCACTGGCCCACGTCGCCGGACAGATCAGCTCGTTCATCGAGTCCGAAGCGGGTAACGGCCGGCTCAAGGCCGAGCGCGCTCTGCTCAAGACCGCACTCGACGACGTCCAGAGCATGGCCGCCACCCTCACCGGCTTCCTCATGGGAGCCCAGGAGCAGCCGACCGAGCTGTACAAGGTCGGACTGGGCAGCGTTCGCTTCCTCATGGCCGTCGGTGACCTCATGATCGGCTGGCTGCTGCTGCGCCAGGCCGAGGTCGCCCTCGCCGCACTCGACAACGGTGCATCCGAAGCAGACACCGCGTTCTACAACGGCAAGATCGGCGTCGCCAGCTTCTTCGCCAAGAACGTCCTGCCCGAACTGACCGCCGCACGCGGCATCATCGAGAACATCGACAACGACGTGATGGAGCTCGACGAAGCCTCCTTCTAG
- a CDS encoding SDR family oxidoreductase, whose product MDINGASAVVTGGASGIGAAVARQLAGLGAKVVIADLQADKGEALAKEIDGVFVSVDVTKTEQIEAAVNKATELGPLRALVNSAGIGSAQRTIGRDGEFSSAHDLDAFRKVININLIGSFDATRLAATAMSRNEATETGDKGAIVSMASVAAFDGQIGQAAYSASKGGIVSLTLTVARDLAAAGIRNNTVAPGLIETPIYGTGPESEAFKAKLGENVLFPKRLGTPDELASMVIELITNSYMNGEVIRVDGGIRMPPK is encoded by the coding sequence GTGGATATCAATGGAGCAAGTGCAGTAGTTACCGGTGGCGCATCGGGGATCGGCGCCGCAGTCGCGCGCCAGCTCGCCGGACTGGGAGCCAAGGTTGTCATCGCCGACCTTCAGGCGGACAAGGGTGAGGCCCTCGCCAAGGAGATCGACGGGGTGTTCGTCAGTGTCGACGTCACCAAGACCGAGCAGATCGAGGCCGCCGTGAACAAGGCGACCGAGCTGGGACCGCTTCGGGCACTGGTGAACTCGGCGGGCATCGGCTCGGCGCAGCGCACCATCGGGCGTGACGGCGAGTTCTCGTCGGCCCACGACCTGGACGCATTCCGAAAGGTCATCAACATCAATCTGATCGGCAGTTTCGACGCGACCCGCCTGGCCGCGACCGCGATGAGTCGCAATGAGGCCACCGAAACCGGTGACAAGGGCGCGATCGTGTCGATGGCCAGCGTTGCGGCGTTCGACGGCCAGATCGGCCAGGCCGCATACTCGGCATCCAAGGGCGGCATCGTTAGCCTGACCCTCACCGTGGCACGTGACCTCGCCGCTGCCGGCATCCGGAACAACACCGTTGCCCCCGGCCTCATCGAGACCCCGATCTACGGAACGGGTCCCGAATCGGAGGCATTCAAGGCCAAGCTGGGAGAGAACGTCCTGTTCCCCAAGCGGCTCGGTACCCCGGACGAACTGGCGTCGATGGTGATCGAACTGATCACCAACTCCTACATGAACGGAGAGGTCATCCGCGTCGACGGTGGCATCCGGATGCCACCGAAGTAA